From a single Nostoc edaphicum CCNP1411 genomic region:
- a CDS encoding N-acetylmuramoyl-L-alanine amidase, translating to MKFGIDIGHNCPPHDTGATGIKQEDALTKAVGTLLIQKLKAAGHTVIDCTPTSASSVNDSLRQRVNKANNNNVNVFVSIHFNKFNTKVNGTEIFATSNTSKGIAQSVLKEILKLGFNDRKVKNAGFFVLKNTQMPAILIECCFCDAKVDMDRFDAEKMAEAIKDGLIGDSDDDELKSDKKYVLEITTKTVLKPSTEQASELPKDSVFDIEPGSYPILDVRFEENHYWVKLPDKSKGNRDEHFVFAGYSKVIEKD from the coding sequence ATGAAATTTGGTATTGACATCGGACATAATTGCCCTCCTCACGATACAGGAGCAACAGGCATCAAACAAGAAGATGCTTTAACTAAAGCAGTTGGGACACTACTGATCCAAAAACTCAAAGCAGCAGGTCATACCGTTATTGATTGCACTCCTACAAGCGCTAGTAGTGTAAATGATTCTCTTAGGCAGCGAGTCAATAAAGCGAATAATAATAACGTTAACGTCTTTGTATCGATTCACTTTAATAAATTCAACACTAAAGTCAATGGTACAGAAATTTTCGCCACTAGTAATACATCAAAAGGTATTGCTCAATCAGTTTTAAAAGAGATTCTTAAACTTGGATTTAATGATAGAAAAGTTAAAAATGCAGGTTTTTTTGTTCTGAAGAATACACAAATGCCAGCTATTTTGATTGAATGTTGTTTTTGTGATGCCAAAGTAGATATGGATCGCTTTGATGCTGAAAAAATGGCAGAGGCAATTAAAGATGGATTAATTGGTGACTCAGATGATGATGAACTCAAATCTGATAAAAAATACGTTCTGGAAATCACAACAAAAACTGTTTTAAAACCTTCCACAGAACAGGCATCAGAACTGCCAAAAGATTCTGTATTTGATATTGAACCAGGAAGTTACCCAATTTTAGATGTCCGTTTTGAGGAAAACCATTATTGGGTTAAATTGCCTGATAAAAGTAAAGGAAACAGAGATGAACATTTTGTTTTTGCCGGATATAGTAAAGTTATAGAAAAAGATTAA
- a CDS encoding transposase family protein: protein MAREGKLHDKRFHDEDDIAGSVPDEIPIEVDSGFQGIQKQYDNLRLPHKKPKGGELSDLQKAENRQLSQSRVVCENAFAGVKRYNAVSVIYRNRIENFDDRLMLTAAGLWNFYLTAA, encoded by the coding sequence TTGGCGCGAGAAGGCAAATTACACGACAAACGCTTTCATGACGAAGATGACATTGCAGGCAGTGTACCTGATGAAATTCCAATTGAGGTAGACTCTGGTTTTCAGGGCATACAAAAGCAGTATGACAATCTCCGCCTCCCACACAAAAAGCCCAAAGGGGGCGAGTTAAGTGATCTTCAAAAAGCAGAGAATCGCCAATTGAGTCAATCTCGTGTAGTTTGCGAAAATGCCTTTGCTGGTGTGAAGCGCTACAATGCCGTCAGCGTGATTTATCGCAATCGAATTGAAAACTTTGATGACCGCTTGATGCTGACCGCAGCAGGATTATGGAACTTCTACTTGACTGCTGCTTAA
- the miaB gene encoding tRNA (N6-isopentenyl adenosine(37)-C2)-methylthiotransferase MiaB: MTTSKRQYHITTFGCQMNKADSERMAGVLEDMGFEWCQDPNNADVILYNTCTIRDNAEQKVYSYLGRQAKRKHDQPDLTLIVAGCVAQQEGEALLRRVPELDLVMGPQHANRLKDLLESVFEGNQVVATEAVHIIEDITQPRRDSTVTAWVNVIYGCNERCTYCVVPNVRGVEQSRTPSAIRAEMEELGRQGYKEITLLGQNIDAYGRDLPGVTPEGRHLNNFTDLLYYVHDVPGIERLRFATSHPRYFTERLIQACAELPKVCEHFHIPFQSGDNELLKAMSRGYTHEKYRRIIDTIRRYMPDASISADVIVGFPGETEAQFENTLKLVEDIGFDMLNTAAYSPRPGTPAALWDNQLSEEIKSDRLQRLNHLGNLKVAERSQRYFGRIEEVLVEDQNPKDQTQVMGRTGGNRLTFFNGNIQELKGQLVKVKITEVRPFSLTGEPVEVRQTVLQ; encoded by the coding sequence ATGACCACTTCTAAACGCCAATACCACATTACTACTTTCGGTTGTCAGATGAATAAAGCTGACTCAGAGCGCATGGCTGGCGTTTTGGAAGACATGGGCTTTGAGTGGTGCCAAGATCCGAATAATGCAGATGTGATTCTCTACAATACCTGTACAATTCGGGATAATGCTGAACAAAAAGTATATTCCTACCTCGGCAGACAAGCGAAGCGCAAACATGACCAGCCTGATTTAACCCTGATTGTTGCTGGTTGTGTTGCCCAGCAAGAAGGAGAAGCACTGTTACGGCGAGTGCCAGAATTAGATTTGGTAATGGGGCCACAACACGCCAACCGCCTGAAAGATTTGTTGGAGTCGGTATTTGAGGGCAACCAAGTTGTAGCAACCGAAGCAGTTCACATTATTGAAGATATTACCCAGCCGCGACGGGATAGTACAGTGACAGCTTGGGTGAATGTGATTTACGGTTGTAACGAACGCTGCACCTATTGCGTAGTTCCCAATGTGCGCGGTGTCGAACAATCTCGCACGCCGTCAGCTATCCGGGCTGAAATGGAAGAATTAGGACGGCAAGGTTACAAAGAAATTACTCTACTCGGTCAAAATATTGATGCTTACGGCAGAGATTTACCTGGAGTCACACCAGAAGGTCGGCATTTGAACAATTTTACAGATTTGCTGTATTATGTCCATGATGTGCCGGGGATCGAAAGGCTAAGATTTGCTACTAGTCACCCCCGTTATTTTACTGAGAGATTAATTCAAGCTTGTGCCGAGTTGCCCAAAGTGTGCGAACACTTTCATATTCCCTTTCAATCTGGGGATAATGAACTTTTAAAGGCAATGTCGCGGGGTTATACCCATGAGAAATATCGTCGGATTATCGATACCATTCGCCGATATATGCCAGATGCCTCCATTAGTGCCGATGTAATAGTCGGTTTTCCTGGGGAAACAGAAGCACAGTTTGAAAATACCCTGAAACTGGTAGAAGATATTGGCTTTGATATGTTGAATACAGCAGCATATTCGCCGCGTCCAGGGACACCAGCCGCGTTGTGGGATAATCAACTGAGTGAAGAAATTAAAAGCGATCGCCTGCAACGGCTCAATCATCTGGGAAACTTGAAAGTAGCAGAGCGATCGCAACGTTACTTTGGACGCATTGAAGAAGTTTTAGTAGAAGACCAAAATCCTAAAGATCAAACTCAGGTGATGGGACGCACTGGCGGTAATCGTTTGACCTTTTTTAATGGCAATATCCAAGAACTCAAAGGGCAGTTGGTAAAGGTAAAAATTACCGAAGTTCGCCCTTTTAGCTTGACGGGTGAACCGGTTGAAGTGAGGCAAACGGTTTTGCAGTAA
- a CDS encoding retropepsin-like aspartic protease family protein gives MNNAWKRWNTTVNLAAIALMPTLIFLAFSHRATADDPGACYMINSSGKTVGLGRLCGNSSNIAAPSDNRVFRVSIKRRFGGTPVIDVTFNDKKTFEMIVDTGASGTIITQGMANTLELQATGSMQAQIADGSEVEFPTSKVKSIAVGGVTANNLQVAIAPKGSIGLLGHDFFGKYDIKILEKEVEFHYR, from the coding sequence ATGAATAATGCTTGGAAGCGTTGGAATACGACCGTTAATCTGGCTGCGATCGCACTCATGCCGACGCTGATATTTTTAGCATTCTCTCATCGGGCAACGGCTGACGATCCAGGAGCATGTTACATGATAAACTCCTCTGGCAAAACCGTTGGATTGGGAAGGCTTTGTGGCAATAGTAGTAATATAGCCGCACCTTCAGATAACAGAGTTTTTCGAGTCTCAATCAAACGCCGCTTTGGTGGAACTCCTGTAATTGATGTCACCTTCAACGACAAAAAAACCTTTGAAATGATTGTAGATACAGGTGCTAGTGGAACCATTATCACTCAAGGTATGGCGAATACACTTGAACTACAGGCTACAGGCTCAATGCAAGCTCAAATTGCTGATGGTAGCGAAGTAGAATTTCCAACCAGTAAGGTAAAATCTATAGCAGTCGGTGGAGTGACAGCCAATAATCTTCAAGTTGCGATCGCACCAAAAGGAAGCATCGGCTTACTAGGCCACGATTTCTTTGGGAAATATGACATCAAGATTCTGGAGAAAGAGGTCGAATTTCATTACCGCTAA
- a CDS encoding nucleoside phosphorylase — translation MPNKRFYHIGFGQDDLGSSPPSIALLSGDPERSRLIAQTYLQDVRALSENRGLNSYVGYLPNGRSILSATSGMGAPSLSIVVNELVQVGIRQIIRIGTCGSIQPYIPVGSVVISSAALCRQGAAYDIAPVEYPAAADPFLTVALVKAARELEVEHYIGITASVDTFYEGQERTDSANPNLMRSLHGITEEYRRLNILNYEMESGTLFKMAGVYNFAAAAICGVVASRTDGENIILEQIDIAVKNAIATAVNAAANLE, via the coding sequence ATGCCAAATAAACGCTTTTATCACATTGGCTTTGGGCAAGATGATTTAGGTTCATCACCTCCCAGCATTGCTCTATTATCTGGCGATCCAGAGCGATCGCGTCTAATTGCCCAAACTTATTTACAAGATGTACGCGCGTTGTCAGAAAATCGCGGACTCAATAGTTATGTGGGATACTTACCGAATGGTCGCAGTATCTTATCAGCTACAAGTGGTATGGGTGCGCCTTCATTAAGTATTGTGGTCAATGAGTTGGTACAAGTAGGAATCCGGCAAATTATTCGCATTGGCACTTGCGGTTCCATTCAACCTTATATACCAGTTGGTAGCGTTGTTATTAGCAGTGCAGCACTATGTCGCCAAGGTGCAGCTTATGACATTGCACCTGTGGAATATCCAGCCGCAGCCGATCCTTTTCTGACAGTCGCTTTAGTTAAAGCCGCACGAGAATTAGAGGTTGAACATTACATCGGAATTACGGCATCAGTTGATACTTTTTACGAAGGACAAGAACGCACTGATTCCGCAAATCCAAATTTAATGCGATCGCTGCATGGCATTACAGAAGAATATCGGCGCTTGAATATCTTGAATTACGAGATGGAATCCGGCACACTATTCAAAATGGCAGGAGTATATAATTTTGCAGCAGCAGCTATTTGCGGTGTAGTTGCTTCGCGTACAGATGGTGAAAATATCATTTTGGAACAAATAGATATTGCTGTGAAAAATGCGATCGCAACTGCTGTGAATGCCGCAGCAAACCTTGAGTAA
- a CDS encoding right-handed parallel beta-helix repeat-containing protein — translation MIKTLRSLLSYAALTTIVFVAVVTTQLVTTHKTSAIDNITPTVTHSFNSSNKSDGSTSEAISVQSSDSNLYGTSYGGGANDKDLIFKIPPNSSNFNLFYLFKEKDGERTNLKVAANQPTTSLYVYVSPTGSDTKGDGSLGKPLRTLAYAAKRVQPNKNYTIYLNPGVYRETEATVLPPGVNIEGAGESRVTITSNGAIPAPGVNTGSSNWSLLHHGSIIQLVSPSYSGSSPRYGPPSEMIGATDGNQTLGGFTIDGNGKTIKAGIWVENRNNVTVHNVTFKDFQHSGAVFTRGDMWWFVPLPEGKWMKNTTIHDCTFINSAADWVSGGSTGNLRLGGLDGANIYNITIRENKGYGIKFMHVGHLRNVKIHDCDIQVPEVDSQWSEDASIELWNLSYGNEIYNVACNTWLSMVNHSVMNEYQPTAKNPSNLKMRNVRIKDIDGQSVKESIEVALSGVEISNSYFQDKGFGIAIWGGKAWGGSIENQNINIHNNIFANVARKVQFSFGKSAAIFIPDSASNINIHNNVFDNLGNSLQLDSADRISIKNNVFLNSQGDDVQGGKNIAFTNNLRRNTNSAKPTWQIQFAVNATNIQGDPRFTSTGDRWNSYYKPASSRSLVVDRGTYVGLSYSGSAPDIGRWEW, via the coding sequence ATGATAAAGACTCTACGCTCCCTTCTTTCCTACGCAGCTTTAACTACTATTGTTTTCGTAGCTGTAGTCACAACCCAGTTAGTAACTACGCACAAAACTTCTGCGATCGATAACATTACACCTACCGTTACTCACTCGTTTAATAGCAGTAACAAGTCCGATGGTTCGACTTCAGAGGCAATATCTGTACAAAGCAGCGATAGTAACCTTTACGGTACGAGTTATGGGGGAGGCGCAAATGATAAAGACCTGATTTTTAAGATTCCTCCTAATAGTAGTAATTTCAACCTTTTCTATTTGTTTAAGGAGAAGGATGGTGAAAGGACTAATCTTAAAGTCGCGGCTAACCAACCTACCACGAGCTTATACGTCTACGTGTCTCCCACAGGAAGCGACACTAAAGGCGATGGATCGCTAGGCAAGCCATTGAGGACGTTGGCGTATGCAGCAAAACGAGTTCAACCGAATAAAAACTACACGATTTATTTGAACCCAGGTGTCTATAGGGAGACGGAAGCGACGGTACTTCCGCCGGGAGTGAATATCGAGGGAGCAGGTGAATCAAGGGTGACTATCACTAGCAACGGTGCAATTCCTGCTCCGGGAGTAAACACAGGTAGTAGCAATTGGAGTCTTTTGCATCATGGAAGTATTATTCAGCTTGTCTCGCCTAGCTACTCCGGCTCAAGCCCTCGGTATGGCCCTCCTTCCGAGATGATTGGGGCGACAGATGGTAATCAGACGTTAGGCGGCTTCACCATAGACGGGAACGGCAAAACCATCAAAGCCGGCATCTGGGTAGAAAATCGTAACAATGTGACTGTGCATAATGTCACATTCAAAGATTTCCAGCACAGTGGTGCAGTTTTTACTCGTGGCGATATGTGGTGGTTCGTGCCGCTTCCAGAGGGAAAGTGGATGAAAAACACAACGATACATGATTGCACATTTATCAACTCCGCAGCGGATTGGGTATCGGGAGGATCTACCGGGAACCTCAGACTTGGAGGGCTAGATGGTGCCAACATCTACAACATTACTATCCGAGAAAATAAAGGATACGGCATAAAGTTCATGCATGTAGGTCATCTACGTAATGTGAAGATTCACGATTGCGACATCCAGGTTCCAGAAGTTGATTCCCAGTGGAGCGAAGATGCTTCCATTGAACTTTGGAATTTGAGTTATGGAAACGAAATCTACAATGTTGCCTGTAATACGTGGTTATCGATGGTCAATCATTCAGTAATGAATGAATACCAACCGACAGCTAAAAACCCAAGTAATCTCAAGATGCGAAATGTACGAATAAAAGATATTGACGGACAGAGTGTTAAGGAGTCAATCGAAGTTGCTTTGAGCGGAGTTGAGATATCCAACTCCTACTTTCAGGATAAGGGCTTCGGTATTGCGATCTGGGGAGGGAAAGCATGGGGTGGAAGTATAGAAAATCAGAACATCAACATCCACAATAATATTTTCGCAAATGTTGCTCGTAAAGTTCAATTTAGTTTCGGGAAAAGTGCTGCCATCTTCATTCCCGATTCAGCTTCCAACATCAATATTCACAACAATGTATTCGATAACTTAGGGAATAGCCTACAACTCGACTCCGCAGACAGGATATCGATCAAAAATAATGTGTTCTTGAACTCTCAAGGAGACGATGTACAAGGAGGTAAGAACATTGCTTTCACTAATAATCTCCGCAGAAATACGAACTCAGCAAAGCCAACTTGGCAGATCCAATTCGCGGTTAATGCGACAAACATCCAGGGTGATCCAAGATTTACAAGCACGGGCGACCGTTGGAACTCTTACTATAAGCCGGCTTCGTCACGCAGTCTTGTGGTGGATAGAGGAACTTATGTAGGACTTTCTTACTCCGGTTCGGCACCTGACATCGGTCGATGGGAGTGGTAA
- the fusA gene encoding elongation factor G, whose translation MIPRTRIRNIGISAHIDSGKTTLSERILFYTGRIHAIEEVRGGGKGATMDFMPEEKLHGITITSAATTCQWHDTEINLIDTPGHVDFTIEVERALRVLDGAVMVLCAVAGVQSQSITVDRQMKRYRVPRLAFINKMDRTGADPFRVVQGIRDRLQLNAVLLQYPIGSEDQFQGVIDLVEMTADYFEGENGENWEKKSIPEPLRDEAQQARDKLLDTLSLFSESMTEMLLAGEEIPKELIWETIRQATLSLEFTPVLLGSAFKNKGVQNLLDAVTLYLPSPVDREVKGIGYRLQGTDNSLSSITCNLSPDPDASLVALAFKLTVESFGQLTYTRIYSGMLKPGDTVYNSRTEQRVQIGRLVRMHANKREEVKVAVAGDIVAMLGVDCASGDTFCSGEPLVSLEKMFVPEPVITLAITPKKQEDSDRLSKALNRFQREDPTFRLSIDPESGATLISGMGELHLEIYLERIQREYNAEVYVGTPAVAYRETIGQQATFDYRFKKQSGGPGQYAHITGWIEPTDEPFVFENRVVGGAIPKEYIPACEKGFREAMQSGKLQGYPVTGVKVVLDGGSYHPIDSSELAFRSASHQAIEGAIAKAKPYILEPIMLVEVETPNEFMGRVQGDLSSRRGLLLGSETMQGYTVIRAEVSLARMFGYSTELRSLTSGMATFTMEFACYRQS comes from the coding sequence ATGATTCCCCGAACACGCATCCGAAATATTGGTATCTCTGCCCACATCGACTCTGGTAAAACTACGCTGTCAGAGCGAATTCTCTTCTACACGGGCAGAATCCACGCTATTGAGGAAGTGCGGGGAGGCGGTAAGGGTGCAACGATGGATTTTATGCCAGAAGAAAAACTACATGGCATAACCATCACTTCCGCTGCTACCACCTGCCAGTGGCACGATACCGAAATCAACCTGATTGATACACCTGGACACGTAGATTTCACAATTGAAGTGGAACGTGCCCTGCGGGTATTGGATGGGGCAGTAATGGTGCTGTGTGCTGTGGCAGGTGTGCAGTCCCAATCCATTACGGTGGATCGGCAAATGAAGCGCTACCGTGTGCCGCGTTTGGCGTTCATCAACAAGATGGATCGGACGGGGGCAGATCCATTTCGTGTAGTACAGGGGATACGCGATCGCTTGCAACTAAATGCAGTATTGCTCCAGTATCCTATCGGCAGTGAAGACCAATTCCAGGGAGTGATTGACCTGGTAGAAATGACTGCTGACTACTTTGAAGGTGAAAACGGGGAAAACTGGGAGAAAAAGTCAATTCCCGAACCTCTTAGGGATGAGGCGCAACAGGCACGCGACAAGCTGCTAGATACTTTGTCGCTGTTCTCAGAATCGATGACCGAGATGCTATTGGCGGGTGAGGAGATTCCTAAAGAATTAATTTGGGAAACCATCCGACAAGCAACTTTGAGTCTAGAATTCACGCCTGTACTGCTGGGTTCGGCATTCAAAAATAAAGGAGTGCAAAACTTATTGGATGCAGTTACGCTTTATCTACCATCTCCCGTGGATAGGGAAGTTAAGGGAATAGGTTACAGGTTACAGGGTACAGATAATTCCCTGTCATCTATCACCTGTAACCTCTCCCCTGACCCCGATGCTTCCTTAGTGGCATTGGCATTTAAACTCACCGTTGAATCCTTTGGGCAGTTGACCTATACCCGGATTTACTCTGGGATGCTCAAACCCGGTGATACCGTCTACAACTCACGGACTGAACAGCGGGTGCAAATCGGTCGCTTGGTGAGAATGCACGCCAATAAGCGAGAAGAGGTAAAAGTTGCCGTTGCTGGGGATATTGTCGCTATGTTGGGTGTCGATTGTGCTTCTGGTGATACATTCTGTTCTGGGGAACCACTGGTATCTCTAGAGAAGATGTTTGTGCCGGAACCAGTGATTACGCTGGCGATTACGCCCAAAAAACAGGAAGATAGCGATCGCCTTTCCAAAGCACTCAATCGCTTTCAAAGGGAAGACCCTACCTTCCGGTTGAGCATCGATCCCGAATCAGGAGCAACTCTAATTTCTGGGATGGGCGAACTCCACTTGGAAATTTACCTGGAGCGCATCCAACGAGAATATAATGCCGAGGTCTACGTCGGTACTCCCGCCGTGGCGTACCGGGAAACCATTGGACAACAAGCTACCTTTGACTACCGATTCAAGAAACAGTCAGGCGGCCCCGGTCAGTACGCCCATATTACTGGGTGGATTGAACCCACAGACGAACCGTTTGTCTTTGAGAATCGGGTGGTTGGGGGTGCGATTCCCAAAGAATATATCCCGGCGTGCGAGAAGGGTTTCCGTGAGGCGATGCAATCAGGAAAGCTGCAAGGCTATCCGGTAACTGGGGTGAAAGTCGTTTTGGATGGTGGTTCATATCACCCAATTGACTCTTCAGAGTTGGCTTTCCGGTCAGCATCTCATCAAGCAATTGAGGGTGCGATCGCCAAAGCAAAACCCTACATCCTCGAACCCATAATGCTTGTAGAAGTGGAAACACCCAACGAGTTTATGGGAAGGGTTCAGGGTGACTTATCCTCTCGTCGGGGTTTGTTGTTGGGTTCCGAGACAATGCAGGGATACACGGTGATTCGCGCAGAAGTCTCACTGGCGAGAATGTTTGGGTATTCTACAGAGTTGCGATCGCTTACTTCTGGGATGGCTACTTTTACAATGGAGTTTGCCTGCTATCGCCAGTCCTAG